The genomic segment CGGCCACGATGTAGCCGGACTTGCCGAGTGCCTTGAGGCAGGGGTAGAGGGTGCCGTAGGAGAGAACGCGGGTCCAGCCGAGCAGGACGTTGACCTGCTTGCGCAGTTCGTATCCGTGCATGGGGGCATCGTGAAGCAGTCCGAGAACTGCAACCTCGAGTGCCGCGCCGCGTTTGGTCATCGTCCTGTTTTCGTTCGTTGGTCTGCCGTTTGTGCAGACCTGTTATATCGGAACGATACATCGCATCGCCATGTCGCGCCAATGGGTCTTTGCGTACGCCGTAGGGTGATGCTCGACACGCGGCACGGCAGCCGATTATCGATCTCTCAGGTACGTTCGGCACACTTGGTCGATGACGGATCCATTCATGGGATCCCGACGGAGGTAGACGGAGTCTTGGCAGCACAACGCAAGCGAGTAGCAACGAAGGCCAGCAGCAAGGGCAAAAAGAAGGACCCCAACAAGCCCAGCAAGCTGCGGGCCTTTTCGTGGAAGATCAGCGGCCACGGCCCCTGGTACACCGCGGCACTTCGCTGGGTCGCGTTCCTCAGCGTCGTCGGCATCCTCTTCGGCGCCATCTTGTTCTTTGTGCTCTACCAGTTCATCAAGATCCCTGATCCCAACGCTGCGTTCCAGACCGAGACGACCAAGGTCTACTACTCCGACGGCAAGCATCGAATCGGCTCCTTCGCGACGCAGGACCGCGAGAGCATCCCGCTGTCCGACATGCCCGCCTCGATGCAGGCCGCTGTCATCGCCGCCGAGGACCGCTCCTTCTACACAAACCGCGGCATCGACTTCAAGGGCATCATCCGCGCGGCACGCAACAACGCGACCAGCGGTCAAATCCAGGGTGGCGCGTCGACGATCACCCAGCAGTACGTCAAGATCCTCTACCTCAACCAAGAACGCTCCTACACCCGCAAGGTCAAGGAAGCGATCCTCTCGATCAAGATTCACAACCAGTTGACTAAGAAGGAAATCCTCGAGGGTTACCTCAACACGATCTACTTCGGCAACGGTTCGTACGGTCTCGAAGTCGCCTCGCAGACGTACTTCGACAAGCCTGCCAAGGAGCTCGACTTCCAGGAGTCGGCGCTGCTCGCGACGATCATCAACAGCCCGTCGTTCTACGACCCGTACACCGAGGGCGCAGAGTCACGCATCACTCCGCGATTCCACTACGTGCTCGACGGGATGTTGAAGTCGGGCGCCATCACGGCCGATCAGCGCAACGAGTGGCAGGACAAGCTGCCTGAGGTTGCGAAACTCAAGGAGAACAACCGCTACAAGGGATCCAAGGGATTCCTGCTCGACATGGTCAAGAAGGAAATGCTCGACCGCGAGTTCAGCGAGTCTCAGATCGATGGACAAGGTCTTCGCATCATCACGACGTTCGACTACAACAAGCAGAAGGACGCTGTCGCCGCGGTCAAGGCAGTGAAGCCGGCCGGACTCAAGGACCTCCACACGGCGCTCGTCTCGATCCAGCCAGGAACGGGCGCGGTGCGTGCTCTATATGGCGGACCCGACTACCTCAAGAGCCAGCTCAACTGGGCGACTCTCGGCACGCAGCCGGGCTCGACGTTCAAGGTGTTCGCGGTGGTTGCGGCACTCGAGGATGGTTACAGCCTCAAGACCCAGCTCAACGGTGACTCGCCGCTGAAGTTCGACGGTGGCGTCGAGATCGAGAACCAGGGCGACAGTGGTGGTCAGTCGTTCGGCAAGGTCCCGCTGTCCAAGGCGACCGAGAAGTCGATCAACACCGCTTTCGTTGACCTCGTCGACCAGATGGGCGGCGGACCCGGCAAGGTCCTCGACGCGGCCAATGAAGCGGGTATCCCGACCAACGTCACGGACAAGTTCAACCGCGAAGTCCTGGGTGTGCCTCTCGGCTATGAGAAGGTCCCACCGATCGACATGGCCAATGCCTACGCAACGATCGCGGCCAGTGGCAAGAAGGCTGACTGGTACGTCATCAAGAAGGTCACCGACTTCCGCAAGAAGGAAACCCTGTACGAGCACAAGAACGAGTCTGAGCAGGCTATTCCGGAAGACGTCGCCGCGGACACGATCGCTGCTCTGCGCGGAGTCGTACGAAGCGGAACTGGCGTTCAAGCCCGTACGGTGTGCCCGACTGGTGGAAAGACCGGTACGGCGACAGCTGGCGAAGGCCCGACCTCGCGCGTCTCGTCATCGTGGTTCACCGGAATCACGCCGAAGCTCGCCACTGCGGTCATGTACAACCGCGGCAAGGGCAACGAGCAGCTCGAGGGCTACATGAACCCGTTCTACGGCGGCACCTACCCGGCCATCACGTTCCGTACGTTCATGAACCTGGCGCTTGATCCAGCCAACTGCGGCACGTTCCCGCCGGCTGCCAACATCAAGTCGACCAAGGGCACCAACTACAAGAAGCCGCCGCCGAAGTGCAATGGCGACCGGATCCTCAACGAGGCAAAGACCGGCTGTATCAACCCGCCGCCGCCGAAGTGCGATCCGCCGAAGGTTCTGAACGACGCCAAGACGAAGTGCGTCGACCCAGTGCCGGTGGACCAGTGCCCGTCGGAGCCTGGCAACGGGCCCTGTGAGGGAACACCAGAGCCCACGAACGAGGCCGATTGCATCGCAGCCGGTGGCACCTGGCACGACCCGGTGATCGGTGAGGACTTCTGCACCGGTTGGAGCGGTGGTGAGTGGAAGCTGATTCCGCTGATCCTCGCGGGCTACCTGTACCGCCGCCGCATGGGCGAGCTTGAGCCGATCCCGGTCCCAGACCGAAGCTAGGCGAGAACGACGGCGTCGAAGGTGGCGGTGGTGAACCGAACCGCCACCTCGACGGTGTCGCCCACTTCGGGCACCGCTGCGCTAGCTGGCAGGAAGACCATGCTCGCCTGCATGTGAGGCGGCTCGGCGAACCAGCGCTGCTTGCCGTCGATCGTGAACGGCGACAGCGAGAAGCCAGCTGCTTCTAGCCCGCCCTTGGCGAGTGACTTGCCTCGTTGGATCGCGCCCGCGGATGCCTTGGGTGC from the Aeromicrobium panaciterrae genome contains:
- a CDS encoding transglycosylase domain-containing protein is translated as MAAQRKRVATKASSKGKKKDPNKPSKLRAFSWKISGHGPWYTAALRWVAFLSVVGILFGAILFFVLYQFIKIPDPNAAFQTETTKVYYSDGKHRIGSFATQDRESIPLSDMPASMQAAVIAAEDRSFYTNRGIDFKGIIRAARNNATSGQIQGGASTITQQYVKILYLNQERSYTRKVKEAILSIKIHNQLTKKEILEGYLNTIYFGNGSYGLEVASQTYFDKPAKELDFQESALLATIINSPSFYDPYTEGAESRITPRFHYVLDGMLKSGAITADQRNEWQDKLPEVAKLKENNRYKGSKGFLLDMVKKEMLDREFSESQIDGQGLRIITTFDYNKQKDAVAAVKAVKPAGLKDLHTALVSIQPGTGAVRALYGGPDYLKSQLNWATLGTQPGSTFKVFAVVAALEDGYSLKTQLNGDSPLKFDGGVEIENQGDSGGQSFGKVPLSKATEKSINTAFVDLVDQMGGGPGKVLDAANEAGIPTNVTDKFNREVLGVPLGYEKVPPIDMANAYATIAASGKKADWYVIKKVTDFRKKETLYEHKNESEQAIPEDVAADTIAALRGVVRSGTGVQARTVCPTGGKTGTATAGEGPTSRVSSSWFTGITPKLATAVMYNRGKGNEQLEGYMNPFYGGTYPAITFRTFMNLALDPANCGTFPPAANIKSTKGTNYKKPPPKCNGDRILNEAKTGCINPPPPKCDPPKVLNDAKTKCVDPVPVDQCPSEPGNGPCEGTPEPTNEADCIAAGGTWHDPVIGEDFCTGWSGGEWKLIPLILAGYLYRRRMGELEPIPVPDRS